The genome window AAGGACATTTGAAATGTGAATTTCATCGCCTGAAACCACTTCATGCGTCGCTTCGAAATCAAGATCGATCTCACCATCGCGCTGCTCGATCTGAACACTCTGCGCATTTAAAGCTTTACCGATCAGGTCGTGCACATCCGCCTGGCTGATCTTTAATTTAACATGTCCTTTATCAAGAAGCGCCATTTGCAACACTTTTTCGACATGCGTTCCCAGTCTTTTATTTTCTTCCTTAATGATGCCCAGATACCGGTCGAGCCTCGAACCGATTGCGGCCTGCTGGATCGCGGACGAGTTTTCCTGCGCCATTTCCGCTGCCAATGCAATGGTTGAAATCGGCGTTTTGAACTCGTGGGTCATGTTATTGATAAAGTCATTTTTAATGTCGGAAAGCTTTTTCTGGCGCAAGATCGTAGTAACCGCCATGTAAAAGCAGGCCATAATAACGATTATCAAGATCCCCGAACCACCGAACATTACTCCCATATTGCTCAGAATGTACTTTTGCTGATCAGGGAAGTATACATATAAAGAATTAGGTGCATTAATTGTCTCACTAGGAAAAAGATCCGCTTTGTAAGACTTTTCTTCCCATTCCCTCGGCCTGAGGCTTGCCGTGGAAAAGATCAGGCTGTTGTCTGACCGGCCCCTCACGGCAAATTCGTAGGGTAGCGTGATGCCGCTTTCAACAAATTCCTTTTTTAATAATGTATCCAGCAAGAAACGGTTAACGCGCTGCTCAATAGGTCTTTTAGTATAAATAAAATCCTTCATCACCTCTTTCAGCAATGATGCCCGATCGGGTTCTGCGTCGCTGATCGCAGCATTAGTGCTTTTGCCATTTTTTCTTGACTCGGGAATAGCCACCTGGCGGTTTGCGATCCTTCTCTGAGATGAATCAGGATACATTCCATTGCCTGTCTGATATTTCTTGGCATCACTATCCTGCATTCCTCTGAATGCATTGCCTAAACGCCTTTCGTCGTCTAATCTTCTGCGCATGAATTCGTCAATCCCGGCTGCGCCATACTGCTGAGCCTGGAAAAATTCTTCCATAATCTGCTGCTGGTGCTCAACCATCACCCGGAAATTGGGGCTGAGCACATCCGTAGGAACGGCTTCGGTAATGATCTGATAGTGAATCTCCTCGCCGTTGGGTCCAATTGCGATCTCCATGCGGGGCTGTGTTCGCTGAGCGAGCTCACGGGCAGGTTTGGTTTTGGCCGCCGGCGTCTTTTTGATGGGCGTATGCCGCAGCTGGGTAATGCGGTTCAGCTTGCTTTTCTGTTGTTCGGTTTCAATCCTGCGTTGCAGCAGATACATCATTTCCTGCTTTTCGAGGCGATGCACCACTTGCTGTACAGATTCCGAAACCTTTTGGTTGAACTGCTCATTGCGGATTGCAATCGCCTCACGGATCCAATACCATTGAAATCCAATAAGGCCTATGAGCGCAATGCACATTAAGCCGACTATTATCTGAATTTTCCTCTTCGTCATAAATTTAAATTCTCCGGTGCAACGCGAACGCCGTATCCACCGACATTCTTGCTG of Dyadobacter chenhuakuii contains these proteins:
- a CDS encoding sensor histidine kinase; protein product: MTKRKIQIIVGLMCIALIGLIGFQWYWIREAIAIRNEQFNQKVSESVQQVVHRLEKQEMMYLLQRRIETEQQKSKLNRITQLRHTPIKKTPAAKTKPARELAQRTQPRMEIAIGPNGEEIHYQIITEAVPTDVLSPNFRVMVEHQQQIMEEFFQAQQYGAAGIDEFMRRRLDDERRLGNAFRGMQDSDAKKYQTGNGMYPDSSQRRIANRQVAIPESRKNGKSTNAAISDAEPDRASLLKEVMKDFIYTKRPIEQRVNRFLLDTLLKKEFVESGITLPYEFAVRGRSDNSLIFSTASLRPREWEEKSYKADLFPSETINAPNSLYVYFPDQQKYILSNMGVMFGGSGILIIVIMACFYMAVTTILRQKKLSDIKNDFINNMTHEFKTPISTIALAAEMAQENSSAIQQAAIGSRLDRYLGIIKEENKRLGTHVEKVLQMALLDKGHVKLKISQADVHDLIGKALNAQSVQIEQRDGEIDLDFEATHEVVSGDEIHISNVLNNLIDNVIKYSPEKLHIRIRTWNENDGINIAISDSGIGMGREQQHRIFDTFYRIPTGNVHDVKGFGLGLSYVKKMVEAHDGTVHVQSKPGEGSTFTVWLPISKEEQLV